In the Malania oleifera isolate guangnan ecotype guangnan chromosome 1, ASM2987363v1, whole genome shotgun sequence genome, one interval contains:
- the LOC131163751 gene encoding homeobox-leucine zipper protein HAT22-like: MGFDDICHPGLVLGLGFPSSSPAPADQPPALSAISNKNDHNKKPCNYSSLNFEPLSGMATAATSNFEPLLTLGLSGEMNNGFQVPRKIDVNKGCEDSGDLYRQASPHSAVSSFSNASVKRERDLGSEELEVEKVSSRISDEDEDGTNARKKLRLTKEQSALLEESFKQHSTLNPKQKQALARELNLRPRQVEVWFQNRRARTKLKQTEVDCEFLKKCCETLTDENRRLQKELQELKALKLAQPFYMQLPAATLTMCPSCERIGGAVADNPSKTPFGMAPKPHFFNPFSNPSAACS; encoded by the exons ATGGGTTTTGATGATATCTGCCACCCCGGCCTTGTTCTTGGGCTAGGCTTCCCATCATCTTCTCCGGCACCGGCCGATCAGCCTCCGGCGCTCTCGGCGATCAGTAATAAGAATGATCATAATAAGAAACCCTGTAATTATAGTAGCCTGAATTTTGAGCCACTGTCAGGGATGGCAACTGCAGCTACTAGCAATTTTGAGCCTTTGCTGACTTTGGGTCTTTCTGGGGAGATGAATAATGGGTTTCAGGTGCCAAGAAAGATAGATGTGAACAAGGGTTGTGAGGATTCTGGCGATTTGTATCGGCAGGCTTCTCCTCACAGTGCCGTTTCCTCCTTCTCTAACGCCAGCGTGAAGAGGGAGAGAGACCTTGGGAGTGAAGAGCTGGAGGTCGAGAAGGTTTCTTCGAGGATCAGTGATGAAGATGAGGATGGTACTAATGCAAGGAAGAAGCTTAGACTCACCAAGGAGCAATCTGCCCTTTTAGAGGAAAGCTTCAAACAACACAGCACTCTCAATCCG AAGCAAAAGCAAGCCTTGGCCAGGGAGTTGAACCTGCGGCCTCGACAAGTAGAAGTGTGGTTCCAGAACAGAAGAGCCAG GACAAAGCTTAAGCAAACGGAAGTAGACTGCGAGTTCTTGAAGAAGTGCTGTGAAACGCTGACAGACGAGAACAGGAGGCTGCAGAAGGAGCTGCAGGAGCTGAAAGCGCTGAAGCTGGCGCAACCCTTTTACATGCAGCTGCCGGCGGCCACCCTCACCATGTGCCCGTCCTGCGAGAGGATCGGCGGCGCGGTGGCCGACAACCCGTCCAAGACCCCTTTTGGCATGGCTCCCAAGCCTCACTTCTTCAACCCCTTCTCCAATCCCTCCGCTGCTTGCAGTTAG